Proteins encoded together in one Nostoc sp. PCC 7524 window:
- a CDS encoding NAD(P)/FAD-dependent oxidoreductase, whose protein sequence is MKEILYLEVPIPDTATVRSWLQADFNPENWEKILTPDGFRLKLSSKYTTGGANFSEKLPKEISVFVWSVQRTTYLKVFRWADETLPQEKELLQRLKTEIRKRFPHQYPEPPAIDLSRQSIFAALAPYYPLTVKYFQKMPNGEYDLKRAYWWEQRWREGVKNPQQPRQVVFSRNRDGELGTGDWEKAQSSHQYDLIYIGGALGAIHAAVMAKLGYKVLLVERLPFGRMNREWNISRDEIQSLVNLGLVTPAELETIIAREYKDGFNKFFDGNNPAKLRSPILHTPTVLNLALDSDKWLQMCGEKLKAAGGEIWDETEFLRADIDESQVVVTLKHLPTQTEQQVSGRLLVDAMGTASPIAWQLNGGRAFDSVCPTVGAVVDGGFAPEVWDSQYGDVLYSHGDISRGRQLIWELFPGAGKELTIYLFHYHQVNPENPGSLLEMYEDFFTILPEYRRCDLEQLVWKKPTFGYIPGHFSMSESDRQVAFDRLIAIGDAASLQSPLVFTGFGSLVRNLERLTTLLDVALKHDLLSFRHLNRIRAYQSNVSVTWLFSKGMMVPTGKFLPPQRINSMLNTFFGLLADEPLDVADNFIKDRCDWFTFNRLALKAARKNPALLWWIWEMAGSKDLLRWLGNYLNFGRHALVSTLLSTWFSRWLMGSKPWLESRYPALWLRLLAINYAITTGKPRSPHQIANVHAAEIIQKPEAKVLN, encoded by the coding sequence ATGAAAGAAATCCTTTATCTCGAAGTTCCGATTCCGGACACGGCAACTGTACGCAGTTGGCTGCAAGCAGACTTTAACCCAGAAAATTGGGAGAAAATACTGACTCCAGATGGATTCCGCCTGAAATTATCTAGTAAATATACAACAGGTGGGGCAAATTTTTCCGAAAAATTACCGAAAGAAATTTCTGTATTTGTTTGGTCTGTCCAGAGAACTACTTATCTTAAGGTTTTTCGGTGGGCAGACGAAACACTTCCCCAAGAGAAAGAACTCCTACAACGCTTAAAAACGGAAATTAGAAAGCGGTTCCCCCATCAATACCCAGAACCACCAGCAATTGATTTATCGCGGCAATCAATTTTTGCAGCCTTAGCTCCCTACTATCCTCTGACGGTCAAATATTTCCAAAAAATGCCTAATGGAGAATATGATCTCAAGCGTGCTTATTGGTGGGAACAAAGATGGCGCGAAGGAGTGAAGAATCCACAGCAGCCGCGTCAGGTGGTGTTTTCACGTAATAGGGATGGGGAACTGGGGACTGGAGACTGGGAAAAAGCACAGTCTAGTCATCAGTATGACTTGATATATATCGGTGGCGCACTGGGGGCAATTCATGCGGCGGTGATGGCGAAGTTGGGGTACAAGGTGCTACTGGTGGAACGTCTGCCTTTTGGGAGGATGAACCGTGAGTGGAATATTTCCCGTGATGAAATTCAAAGTTTAGTTAACTTGGGTTTAGTGACACCAGCCGAGTTAGAAACGATTATTGCTAGGGAGTACAAAGACGGATTTAATAAGTTTTTTGATGGCAATAACCCAGCCAAATTGCGATCGCCTATTCTGCACACACCGACAGTGCTAAATTTAGCCTTAGACTCCGATAAATGGCTGCAAATGTGCGGCGAAAAGCTCAAAGCAGCAGGTGGGGAAATTTGGGATGAGACGGAATTTTTGCGTGCAGATATTGATGAGTCTCAAGTTGTTGTCACCCTGAAGCATTTACCCACTCAAACAGAACAACAAGTGAGTGGGCGACTTTTGGTAGACGCGATGGGAACAGCCTCCCCGATTGCTTGGCAATTAAACGGTGGGCGGGCTTTTGATAGTGTTTGTCCCACAGTGGGAGCTGTTGTTGATGGAGGATTTGCGCCGGAAGTGTGGGATTCCCAGTATGGGGACGTACTTTACAGCCACGGCGATATTTCACGGGGTAGACAGTTGATTTGGGAATTATTTCCCGGTGCAGGTAAAGAACTGACGATTTATTTATTTCATTACCATCAAGTCAATCCCGAAAATCCTGGTTCTTTGTTGGAGATGTATGAAGACTTCTTCACAATTTTGCCAGAGTATCGGCGTTGTGATCTGGAACAGTTGGTGTGGAAAAAGCCGACATTTGGCTACATACCAGGACATTTTAGTATGAGTGAGAGCGATCGCCAGGTGGCTTTTGATCGATTAATTGCTATTGGTGATGCTGCATCTTTGCAGTCTCCCCTAGTCTTCACTGGTTTTGGTTCTCTGGTTCGCAACTTAGAGCGTTTAACTACCTTGTTAGATGTAGCTCTCAAACATGACTTATTAAGTTTTCGCCACTTGAACCGCATCCGCGCTTATCAAAGCAATGTGTCTGTCACTTGGCTATTTTCTAAAGGGATGATGGTTCCTACCGGGAAATTTTTACCTCCCCAGCGCATCAACTCCATGCTGAATACCTTCTTTGGCTTATTGGCAGATGAACCCTTGGATGTGGCCGATAACTTCATCAAAGATAGGTGTGATTGGTTTACTTTTAACCGCCTAGCACTCAAAGCAGCTCGCAAAAATCCGGCTTTGTTGTGGTGGATTTGGGAAATGGCTGGTTCTAAAGATTTACTGCGATGGTTAGGGAATTATCTTAATTTTGGTCGTCATGCCCTAGTCAGCACCTTACTGAGTACATGGTTTTCACGCTGGTTAATGGGGAGTAAACCTTGGCTAGAAAGTCGGTACCCAGCCTTGTGGTTAAGACTATTAGCCATTAATTACGCTATCACCACAGGCAAACCGCGATCGCCCCATCAAATAGCAAATGTCCACGCAGCAGAAATCATACAAAAACCAGAAGCGAAAGTTCTGAATTAG